In a genomic window of Vibrio orientalis CIP 102891 = ATCC 33934:
- the mscS gene encoding small-conductance mechanosensitive channel MscS: MAGESTGIETPLVDGLSHAEKWLTNNSDLLVQYGVNIISAVLILFIGNIIVKAVANSVSKVLEKKDMDKAVVEFVHGLVRYLLFVIVLIAALGRVGVQTASVVAVIGAAGLAVGLALQGSLSNFAAGVLIVAFRPFKSGDYVEIGGVAGSVEAIQIFQTVLKTPDNKMVVVPNSGVIGSPITNYSRHATRRVDLVIGVSYGADLKQTKKVIREALEKDERILKDPDIQIGVLALADSSVNFVVRPWCKTADYWDVYFDSTQAIKEALDEAGIEIPFPQMDVHLNKVEA, from the coding sequence ATGGCAGGTGAATCTACGGGAATTGAAACTCCCCTAGTTGATGGCTTAAGCCACGCAGAAAAATGGCTAACAAATAATTCTGATTTACTGGTTCAGTACGGTGTAAATATCATCTCAGCGGTTCTGATCCTGTTTATCGGTAACATTATCGTAAAAGCAGTAGCGAACAGTGTTTCTAAAGTATTAGAAAAGAAAGACATGGACAAAGCGGTTGTTGAGTTTGTTCATGGTCTAGTTCGTTACCTACTGTTCGTTATCGTTCTAATTGCAGCTTTAGGTCGTGTTGGCGTTCAAACGGCTTCTGTCGTTGCGGTAATCGGTGCAGCTGGTCTTGCTGTTGGCCTTGCTCTACAAGGTTCACTATCTAACTTTGCAGCGGGTGTACTGATTGTTGCGTTCCGTCCATTTAAGTCTGGTGACTATGTTGAGATCGGTGGTGTAGCAGGTAGCGTAGAAGCGATTCAGATTTTCCAAACTGTACTGAAAACACCGGATAACAAAATGGTAGTAGTACCAAACTCAGGCGTTATCGGTAGCCCAATTACTAACTACTCACGTCATGCAACGCGTCGTGTTGACCTTGTGATTGGTGTTTCATACGGTGCAGATCTTAAGCAAACGAAGAAAGTGATTCGTGAAGCGCTAGAAAAAGATGAGCGTATCCTGAAAGATCCAGATATCCAAATCGGTGTACTGGCTCTTGCTGACTCTTCAGTGAACTTTGTTGTTCGCCCTTGGTGTAAGACTGCGGACTACTGGGATGTATACTTCGACTCAACTCAAGCAATTAAAGAAGCGCTTGATGAAGCTGGTATTGAAATTCCATTCCCACAAATGGATGTTCACTTGAACAAAGTAGAAGCTTAA
- a CDS encoding YbaK/EbsC family protein, which yields MDKLETIYQFNKGLLQRLSIDYQEWQHEPILDFITDEKVAKQLGWTGTHSKSLFLKLKGAGYALLLTDKDSRLDAKSIKAITGKRPSIVDDNEMTKAIGCMPGAVCPFGLPSHIPIIVDRGLLSVKELLYTPGKPDVTIGLPSSRLMDILHALENPIIEM from the coding sequence ATGGATAAACTCGAAACGATTTACCAATTTAACAAAGGGTTACTACAAAGGTTGTCCATTGACTATCAAGAGTGGCAGCACGAACCGATTCTCGACTTTATCACTGACGAAAAAGTTGCCAAGCAGCTAGGTTGGACAGGTACACACAGTAAAAGCCTGTTCTTAAAGCTCAAAGGAGCAGGATACGCCCTGCTATTAACCGATAAAGACAGTCGACTAGACGCTAAGAGTATTAAGGCGATAACGGGCAAGCGACCGTCAATTGTCGATGATAATGAGATGACTAAAGCGATAGGCTGCATGCCGGGAGCGGTATGTCCATTTGGCTTACCAAGTCATATTCCAATCATCGTTGACCGTGGCCTACTTAGCGTAAAGGAGCTGCTATACACTCCAGGTAAGCCCGACGTCACGATTGGCTTACCAAGCTCACGTTTAATGGACATCCTACACGCATTGGAAAACCCTATTATTGAGATGTAA
- a CDS encoding LysE/ArgO family amino acid transporter, with the protein MNLWLLLQGFGLGASMIIPIGAQNAYVLNQGIKRQHHLTTATICSVLDIVFISLGIFGGGALLAQNDTLLFLVTLGGIAFLSVYGLLSLKSAFYTHKDEDAIQHTQRGKRAVILGALAVTVLNPHLYLDTVVILGSIGGQFEGEDRMAFAVGTMLASLVWFFALSIGAAKLGPVLSQPRVKQGIDIAVAVMMFVIAAILANELLNQFI; encoded by the coding sequence ATGAACCTCTGGCTTCTACTGCAAGGTTTCGGCCTTGGCGCGAGTATGATCATTCCTATTGGCGCACAGAACGCCTATGTTTTGAATCAAGGCATCAAACGCCAGCATCACTTAACGACCGCTACTATATGCAGCGTCCTCGACATTGTATTTATCTCACTGGGTATCTTTGGGGGTGGAGCTTTGCTGGCGCAAAATGACACCCTATTATTTCTGGTCACCCTAGGAGGGATCGCTTTCTTGTCCGTCTATGGTTTGCTCTCTCTCAAAAGTGCTTTCTATACACACAAAGACGAAGATGCAATCCAACATACGCAGCGAGGAAAAAGAGCCGTCATCCTTGGGGCACTGGCTGTTACTGTGCTTAACCCACACCTTTATCTTGATACTGTGGTGATTCTCGGCTCGATAGGTGGTCAATTTGAAGGAGAAGATCGCATGGCATTTGCTGTGGGGACGATGTTGGCTTCTCTGGTCTGGTTCTTTGCCCTTTCAATCGGAGCTGCAAAACTTGGCCCAGTGTTGTCACAACCGCGAGTGAAGCAAGGTATTGATATCGCTGTTGCCGTTATGATGTTTGTGATTGCAGCCATTTTGGCAAACGAGCTACTTAATCAATTCATCTAG
- a CDS encoding LysR family transcriptional regulator ArgP — MRGLDYRWIEALEAVVSYGNFERAAEALFVSQSAVSQRVKQLEKFLAQPVLVREQPPKPTPVGQKLLALYQQVQLLESEFIPELDGNRVAKVQRAAIATNADSLATWLLPALAPVMKSRDIELNLAVYGEGRTLDKLKNGEVIGALSMEPKAMAGCEANYLGRMDYVCVASPEFAATYFPNGVNREALLQAPAVSFDQYDQLHRDFLKLHFNISSDSVTHHHVASSEAFVNLALMGCAYCLIPKLQIEAELASGKLVDLMPDFFMSFRIYWHHWQLETRLLSEITQAIINHTKELLPK; from the coding sequence ATGCGAGGCTTAGATTATCGTTGGATAGAAGCGTTAGAAGCAGTGGTGAGTTATGGTAATTTCGAGCGTGCAGCTGAAGCTTTATTCGTGTCTCAATCGGCGGTTTCACAACGAGTGAAGCAGTTAGAGAAGTTTTTGGCTCAGCCTGTTTTAGTCAGAGAACAGCCGCCTAAACCGACGCCGGTTGGACAAAAACTCCTGGCTTTGTACCAGCAGGTGCAATTACTAGAGAGTGAATTTATCCCTGAACTAGATGGCAATAGAGTCGCTAAAGTGCAACGAGCCGCGATTGCAACCAATGCGGACAGTTTAGCCACTTGGCTACTTCCAGCATTAGCCCCCGTGATGAAGTCGAGAGACATTGAGCTTAACTTAGCCGTGTACGGTGAAGGTCGCACTCTAGATAAGTTAAAGAATGGCGAAGTGATTGGGGCATTAAGTATGGAACCCAAGGCTATGGCCGGCTGTGAAGCGAATTACTTAGGTAGAATGGATTACGTTTGTGTCGCCAGTCCGGAGTTTGCCGCCACTTATTTCCCAAATGGTGTGAATCGAGAGGCTCTACTACAAGCGCCAGCTGTCTCATTTGACCAATATGATCAGTTGCATCGAGACTTCCTCAAACTGCATTTTAATATTTCATCTGATTCGGTGACGCACCACCATGTGGCAAGCTCGGAAGCGTTTGTTAACCTTGCTTTGATGGGCTGTGCCTATTGTTTGATTCCAAAGCTACAAATAGAGGCTGAACTTGCATCGGGTAAATTGGTGGATTTGATGCCGGACTTTTTTATGAGTTTTCGAATTTATTGGCATCATTGGCAACTTGAAACTCGTCTACTCAGTGAGATTACGCAGGCAATCATTAATCACACCAAAGAGTTACTTCCGAAGTAG